TGGTTCAGCCCCCAGGAGATCGCCGCCGTCCGGTACGTCGCCGCCACCGCCCCGCCCGGCTCCCGGATCGTCTCCGTCACCGCCGACCTGCCCGGCGGCGAGCAACGCTACGACCAGCTGGAACGCACCGTGCTCGGCCAACTGCCCGCCGACGACCAGCGAAACCTGGTCACCGACCCGCTGCCCGTCGTCCAGCACCTGATGGACGACCCCGGCGTCACCGGCCCCTCCTACCTGGTCCTCACCCGCGCCCAGGCCGCCGAATGCGAACTCACCGGCCGCCTGCCCGCCGGCACCGTCGACCGGGTCCACGCCGCCGTCGCCGGATCGCCCCGCTTCCAGCCCGTCTTCACCACCCCCGACGCCGTCGTCTACCGCTACTTGCCGCCCGTCGCCGCACCCGGCGGCCAGGGAGGTGCGCCGTGATGAGCCCGCAGACCCTCGCCCGGGCCGGCCTCACCCCCGCCCGCCTGCTGCTCGCCGCCTCCGGCTGGGCCGCCGTCCTGGTCACCGCGCTCCAGCCGGGCAACCCTGTGCGGGCCGCCGTCGTCGCCGCGTTCCTGCTGGCCGGGCCGGGCACCGCCGCCGTCCGGCTGGCCCGGGTCATGCCCGGCCGGCCCACCACCCTGCCCGAACGGATCGGCCACGCCGGACTGGTCGTCGGCACCAGCCTCGCCCTCGCCACCCTCACCGGCGAAGCCCTCCTGCTCACCGACTCCTTCACCAGCGTCCGCGCGCTCGTCGTGCTCGCCGCCCTCACCACCGCCGGCGCCCTGGCCCCCGCCCGCCCTTGGCGGCCGACGGCCCGTCACCTGGCCCCGCTCGCCGCCGTCCTCGCGCTGCTGCTGCTCGCCGGCTGCTCCGGGCTCGGCAAGGGCGACCCCGCGGCCGGCCGGGACGGCCAGGTGGCCGAGGCCGCCGGGACCGCACCCGGCGCCGGCGACACCACCGGGCCCGCCGCCCCCGGCCCGTGGCGCAGCGTCCTGCACGAGGACTTCTCCGGCACCCGACTGGACCACGGCGCCTGGGCCACCTGCTACGACTGGAACGTCAACGGCTGCACCAACGGCGGCAACCACGAACAGGAGTGGTACCTGCCGGGCCAGGCCGCCGTCCAGGACGGCGGGCTGCACCTGACCGCACA
The DNA window shown above is from Streptomyces sp. TLI_171 and carries:
- a CDS encoding family 16 glycosylhydrolase; translation: MSPQTLARAGLTPARLLLAASGWAAVLVTALQPGNPVRAAVVAAFLLAGPGTAAVRLARVMPGRPTTLPERIGHAGLVVGTSLALATLTGEALLLTDSFTSVRALVVLAALTTAGALAPARPWRPTARHLAPLAAVLALLLLAGCSGLGKGDPAAGRDGQVAEAAGTAPGAGDTTGPAAPGPWRSVLHEDFSGTRLDHGAWATCYDWNVNGCTNGGNHEQEWYLPGQAAVQDGGLHLTAQRRATTGSDGKHYPWTSGMVTTGRDSWNAAPRQTFTYGYFAAAVRFPSPAEGFFPAVWLIPAQTRSAPPELDIAEFPGTNSSVGMNLHWQTTDGNDAHTGSSWGPLSLAAGYHVVAADWEPDSVTWYIDGVQRYRITDPARVPQVPMELVLNLAVGYPSAPPAAVTAAQFDVDWVQVWQH